ATCATATCCATTGTTGGGTTTGGCGGAATGGGCAAGACAACTCTTGCCAAATTTGTGCATGACAAGCTGATGAAAGGGAAGAATTTTCAGTGTGGGGCTTTTGTTTCAGTGGGTCAGAATCCTGAGCCGCTGGAGGGAGTCTTGATGAACATGATATCCCGACTTAGCAACAAACTGTACAAGGCCGTTCTTAGCAGTCCAATGGATCGACCACTACTCATCCATAAACTCCGACACTTCCTTCAGGACAAGAGGTATGCTTTGCGATCCACTGTTAATAATCATCAGCCACGCTTATTTTTTCGAGGTCTTCTTAATGCAATCCGTTTACAATTGACATCCATTGCATTTGCACCAACTTAATTTTGACAAGCAGTACAATTTTATCTTCTTAACTATTCCTCAAGAAACAAGTCATATTTATATGGGATGCCGTCATGCAGTGAACTAGCTAGCTAACATACAAGTTGTGGAGCTCCAGTGAGCTGTACGCATAGGCAAATAATAGCATTATTAAAGTATGTATGTGATGTTTTGCTATTGATCTAAATACATGGGAGGTCCTCGAACTTGTTTTGGACTGCCATTTATTTAGTTCCGTGAACTCTCTTTTAGACCAAAGACCTCTTCGGCCCTGCTTATATTGAAAGCGGCCGGGGTAGAAAGTTATGCTGGAGATACCAGCTTACAAGATGCAGTTCACAGAGGTTCAACCAACGCAGCCGAAACAAAGAAAAGCTGACGCAGCAGCTGAGAAAACACAACCTACACACTAGACTGGCTTACATCAGGGAAGAACAAAAGACGATGAACAGCCTTCCCCGACATCAGTAGCCATCTATCACAGCATCCGGAGCCCCTCCTTCAATCTCTCCACCACTTGCTCCCTTCCCTCCTGGTCCTCCGGGGGCTTCATCTTGCACCAATGCTTTAAAAAACCCACTACTCTGTAAGCTAACACATTAGGGTTTGAGATCAACATGTTAGAAAACACCCAATCATTTCGCGCTTTCCACACTACCCAATGCAAGAGACACCAGCCAACAAGAAGATCAGCCTCCTGCTGCAGGAGCTGCCAGGATGGAGGTCCGATCTTCTTTGCTACAATCTCGTCGAGAGAAGGACTCGAATCCCACCCTAGGTTCTGTGAACTCTCATAGTGCATTTTTTTTGTTCCCAAACTTTTGCCGGCATCATCACTGGTCCAAGCGGTTGTGAACTGCTCCGCTCGTTGACGTGGCATACTGGCTTGCAACGGTGGATCCTCCTAGACGTGATCATAACCGGTGGATCCCACAAGATGGTGGGGCCCACATGTCGGCCTCCAAAGCTTTAGAGTAGGATTGGTCCGCCCACGTCACATTCCTCTCTCCCACAACTCTCCAGCAAAGCAGCCGTCACGGGAGAAGGGGCAGCCAAACAAATCATCCCATACCTCGCCGTCGAAGAGAGTCGTGGTCTGATCAGGCACATCCGAGCTCAGTGAGCTGGGTCTCCTCTCCAAGTACTAGGGAAGGCCAGCAGCAAGATGGTCATTGGAGGCCATCAAGAGCTTGTCGATAGCGCCGCGAAGCCATGAGGCATTCCAGGTGCTGACGCTGTGACGCGTAGGGACTCCATCCCGTGTGCGACTTGGTGGCAGTACCAATGCTTTGTCCAAGAGGTGGCACGCAGAGGAGGCCGTGGGGAGTGGGAAAGGGTCATTTTCCTCTAGGAGGACCAGTTCGTCCACTACGGCAAGGAGGCCGTTGTTGGTGTTGCTCGCCTTTGCATTGCGTCCTAGATTCAAAGTTGGTGCTGGATTGGGCCCGGGGAAGAGGGAGGGGGAGTCCATTGAAGCAGGGCGTGCTCCACGACAATCAATGCAAGTGGACTAAGGAAATCCATGCGTATGGGTTGGAGATGAAGCGCTACAACAGCTTGTTTTATGGCTTGATTTGGTGAGGAAATCCATTGCTACTGCTTCAGAAATGCATTGCCGGCCACTTGTAAAAGCGGCCATGGAGCTTATCGTGGCCGCACAACTCTTCTCGGTTCTCGTCCTCGGACCCATCTTGCATGCAGGTTTTGGCATTTCTTTATTTAGCCAGGCCCCACGGTGATGATCAAACCAATTGTGCCCCGCGCCTGATGCCAAATTTTGCCTAGCTTCTGAAAATCTCCCTCACTTGATCTCCAAATGTTCGAGGCAAAAGTTCACCGTGCTCCTTAGGCCCACCAGCCCTCTTCCCTCTTCACCAAGTCTTCTCCCCTCTCCCAAGTCCCAACagccccccacccccaccccctcgCCCTCCCTCTCCCCCCGGGCTATGCTACGGGCTGCCCTGGAAAAGGGCTTATTTTAAATGGCGTTCTATCTTACTAGCCGCAAATTCTATTTGTAGAGGTAGTTCATAAGGTGGCCCACCCCTAAATTAGTGATCCCACGCAAATGAATATATAACTTGTCATATGATCTTGGACGAAGAGGAACCTTTGTAGTTGATAATTTTTCATTTGAGATTGTAATGTTCAAAAACTTTGCTATAAATTCTCAGATTTTTAATCcatattttttgaatttttcaaaCAACCTTGATGCATACAAGCTTTATGTCAAAGTTATAGTGTTCAACGGGATTTAAAACTTTGTAGTTGACAAGTTTTTCACTGAGGTCATTTTTCCCCCAAATATTCAATATAAATTCAAGAGAAATTAATAAAATAGAATACCATATGCTATCTAGTCATAAGTGACTATATGCGCTCAAGTTACTTATTCGAACCTCAAATCCTAAAACCTGCACtctgtgtgtgtgagagagaggggggggagggagagagagagactgTTTACATTCTCACAAATCAATGATTATGCAGGTACTTCATCGTAATTGATGACATATGGGCTGAAAAGGACTGGAATAATATCAAGCATGCTTTCATTGATAACAATCTTTGTAGCCGGCTAATCACAACAACACGTAAAGTTCATGTATCTCAGGCATGTTGCGGTAGTGATGATGGGATTTATAGGATTCAACCTCTTTCTACTGATGATTCCAAAGTGCTGTTCTATAGAAGAATATTTCATCATAAGGATGGATGTCCCCATGAACTGGAAGACGTATCgaaggatatcttgaagaaatgtGGTGGGGCACCATTAGCCATTCTTACTATAGCTAGCCTTTTGGCAAAGAAGCAGGTACAAATAAGGGATGAGTGGTATAAAGTTGTCAATTCTATTGGCCGTGGACTTACTACAAGCTCGGATGCGGAGGGCATGAGATGGATATTATATTATGGCTATAATGATCTTCCTTCCCAACTGAAGGCTTGTTTATTGTATTTAAGTATATTTCCAGAAGATTATCATATTAGTAGAGATCGGTTGGTACGAATGTGGATAGCTGAAGGTATTATTATCCATACAACAGAACATCAACAGCAAAATGATTTGGTTGAGCTAGGAGAGAGTTATTTCTATGACCTCATGAATAGTAACATGATTCAACCAGGGGATACGGATGATTGGGATCGCAGCAAAATAACAACCTGTCGTGTGCATGATATGGTGCTTGATCTCATTTATTCCCTTGCAAAGGAAGAAAACTTTGTCACTGTACTGGATCGAACTGGATACGCATCTCCACAAGGCAAGATTCACAGGCTGTCCCTGCAAACTAGCAGTGCAGTGCACACTATTCCAGAGGCTACAGTTCCAAAAGTGAGGTCCCTTTTTTCGCTTAGCTCAACTATTAATATGATGCCGGCAATTTCATGCTTCAAAATTTTACGTGTGCTGAGTTTAGATGATTGTGAGTTCGATGAAAGCTTCCATCTTAAGCATCTTGGCAAATTATTTCACCTGAGGTACCTGCGACTAAGCTGCAGTTGTGTTACTGAGCTCCCAAAAGAGATTGGAAATCTTGAGTTTCTCGAGGCTCTAGACATATCCGGAAGCTCTATACAGGAATTGCCACCAACTATTGTTAAGCTAAGACGACTGAAGTTCCTTGGTTTTTCTTACACATTACAATTGTCAGATAGGATTTCTGGTGAGAACAAATTTTCAAATAGGATCGGCGGGCTGACATCACTGCAGGAGTTGTCGACTATAAGTATTGATGAAGAAAGTGAAGTTGACATCTTGAAAGCGCTGGGAAATCTGACAGAACTGAGGGATCTTGATATTATGTTTGGTTCCGACACCTTGGACATGGAGGAAGCTTTGGTAGATTCTTTGTGCAATATGCGCAATCTCCGGAAATTAATTTTGAACAGCACTTCAGATGAAGATTTTCTTTTGGGGTCCATGGAGGAACGATGGGTTCCGCCCCGGCATCTCACTGTGCATAGGACACTTGATTTCATATTTCCTAAACTGCCTGTGTGGTTTAATTCCCCGCTTGATCTCCAGTACCTCTGCTATCTATCCATTCAAATCAATGAAATGTGTCAGGAGGATGTTGAAAAGCTTGGGAGGCTGCCGGTTCTTGGTTTCTTTGAAATACAAATTAACATGGCAAGAGAAAGGCCGGTAATTGGTGCTGGTGCGTTCCCATGTGTTAAAGATTGTAGAATACTGGAAAAAAACTTTGGACCTGTTTTCCAACCAGGAGCTATGCCAAAGGCTGAGAAGCTGATGATCTATACGTCCGTCCGAGAGTCCAAGCATATTAATTTTGACCTAGGCTTGGGGAACCTGCCTTCTCTTGAACAAGTCATAGCAAACCTTTTCTGTGAAAAAGCACAAGACTGGGAGGTGAAGAAGCTGGAAACCATTCTAAGAAAAGCAGCTGACATTCATCCCAAGAATTTTTACCTCAATGTGATCCCAGATGACAGACATAAACAAGTTGATGTGATCCCAGATGACGAAGAGCAACAGGTACGTGAGCTCCACATGTATTGGTCCTTGCACTCCTTTCAATCCCTGGTGAATAAATCAATCCCCATTTAGTTCTGTACTCCTTTTGGCTAATTTTAGTTCCTTCCTTTCTAATCTTCAGTCGGAGGGTTCGTGCGACAAAGACACCTACGACTTCAGTGAAAACGAGGATATCCCACCGACGGACGGCATGTCCAATGCAAGCTCTTGAAGTAACTCATTCAATCTGCATGCAGGTTTGACAATGCTCCTTGAGAGTAACGCATTTTTTATCTGCATAAAAATAACGCACTAAATGAACAATATATGATTATATATTGATGCATATAAACATATTCACGCTTCCAAAACTGCTGGttttctgaatttttttccATCCCATAATCCAGCAACgcaaatcataaaaatacctaGATGAAGTTATTCTTCCAGAGGAAAACCACCATGCGACATTGTTAACTTTACGTTCATAGTAGTAGAAATAcacatttcatttcatttcctTTTGTTTCCAATATTACCCATACTAGCAGCCATCAACCGGTGCGTTGGCACGGGCAAGTTCCACACCTTTATAATTGGTGCTCAAACCACGCATACAACATGAATTAATTAAGATCATGTTGAATTTATATTTTCTTTCAAAATTCACGTGTACCAAAAACATGGAAAAGTTGAAGTTTGCTAAATTTTGCTTGAGATAAATTTAAATTCACGTGTATAATGAAGCCTGGGTTTAAAGTCAGATGACCATGTTAGTTGTAAATACTCATATTTTATAGAAGGGTATAACAGTTTTCTAAGAAATTTTTAGAGAATTGATGATCACGTATGCAGAAATTTAAAGGATATATTAGTGTTGAGCTAGTGTGGGGCTACTTAAGTTttcagaaaaatgataaaaaggAACCACAAACCAAAATAAACTGTTGGTCATTGGTTGTAACTCTAGTTTATCCAGCTAAGGATTGGGGATTTGCCGGGGTTAGGATTGGGGTTGCTGGGTTTCATGACTGCTGGCTATATAGAGAGCATCACAGGGAGGTCGTGAGACCGGTAGGGGAGGTGGTTGCAATGGTGGGTGAGGTGGGGCGATAGGGGATGGAGGTGGAGAGGTCAGCGGAGTTGGAGAAGACAATTCGATGGAGCTTTAGTAACTGCGAAGGCCGAGGTGCTGGAGCTAGGGAGGCAGTGGAAACGGGGAAGCTCGTTGTGTGTTGGAGGAGGAGACTGGGATTAGTGCCGGAGGTGATGGAGAACGGCAACCGAGGCAGGGGTATCAGATGCATTGGTGCCACTTCTGGTAGTGCTCACCTGTGGAGATGTTTGTTTGAACTTATAGGGCATGGTGAAGTTCCTGCCATCAGTCAGGAAAAAAGCGTTTTTCATAAGTCCGTGTGGGGTTCATATATAAACAAATGCATGCCTCCTTAGTTGTATATACGTGCAGCTCATTATAATACATTATCCCTTGTTATTTTATAGGTTGGTCGATCTCAAGGATCCGTGCTATCATGCATGTTGTGGAAGGCAAAACACCAATACCTTTCGGTTTCCTTAAGTGCTTGCCTAACCAAGCGCATAGATCCCAAAGTCAAATGGAAAAAATATTATTCAATTTAGTCATTTACAACTTATCCTAAGACAAAAAAAATCAAGAAACAAAAAAATAGTATCTTTGTAGAATGGTTACGTAGTCAATTATTTACAACTTCTCCCaagacaaaaaaaaagaaaaaaaatcaagaaaCAAAAAATATGTAATATGTTTGTAGAATCTAGGGGTTAGGTAGTCAATTATTTTCACAACAAAAACTGCTAAGAACTATAAGCATAATAATTTTTTTCCTTTGTCTCAAGTAAAAAATGAGTAAAAATGGTTTTGTTAGtttttccatttgaatttagttgtcTGTTGATAATTATTAGTTTTTGAAATGAAAAATATAGGCAAAAAATCTATAAAAAAGTATAGGCGAATACTGTACAACTATTTAAGGGTTTTGAGGGAGGAAATGGGTGTCATTTATCTTTACGTTTCTTTTCATTTCCAGGGAGGGGGAGGGATGGAGGAGATCTGCCTATGCAATTTAGTTAATACTTAATTTGCATAGCCGGTCCCAAGCTCGGAAAAAGGAGGAGGGACCCATCATTCATACATTTGTACATAGGGACTTTATATGACATTTTATAGTTTTTTTAGTAATTTTAATATAGCATTCGGTGTATTTTTTTAGACTAGTTTATCAATAGGTGGTCCCGTACAAGCTAGTACTTTTGAGGGGTATAAGCATTAGAAATTCCTAAAAATTAGTgcccttcctttctctctttcatttattaaatattctaacacagTACTCATACACTTAGATAGTTATTACTCTACAAACATTTTCACCCGCATTCATAGTAATTTTTTCACTTTTC
Above is a genomic segment from Panicum hallii strain FIL2 chromosome 8, PHallii_v3.1, whole genome shotgun sequence containing:
- the LOC112903532 gene encoding probable disease resistance RPP8-like protein 2; this translates as MAGAIGSIIPRLAELLNKEYMLQKGVKPSIESLMKHVSFILAHLEELHKVPRDQLDGPKRQWVTLARELLYDIEDVLDTFAVRVVGPGQEPDVGFLTKMACKTKDLIKKAKTRRKIAGEVSGINNELNELKNLRESYKVDSVPNGATSSPDPRAMALYHDMTQLVGIDNASDEVINMLSPTGNDEKLKIISIVGFGGMGKTTLAKFVHDKLMKGKNFQCGAFVSVGQNPEPLEGVLMNMISRLSNKLYKAVLSSPMDRPLLIHKLRHFLQDKRYFIVIDDIWAEKDWNNIKHAFIDNNLCSRLITTTRKVHVSQACCGSDDGIYRIQPLSTDDSKVLFYRRIFHHKDGCPHELEDVSKDILKKCGGAPLAILTIASLLAKKQVQIRDEWYKVVNSIGRGLTTSSDAEGMRWILYYGYNDLPSQLKACLLYLSIFPEDYHISRDRLVRMWIAEGIIIHTTEHQQQNDLVELGESYFYDLMNSNMIQPGDTDDWDRSKITTCRVHDMVLDLIYSLAKEENFVTVLDRTGYASPQGKIHRLSLQTSSAVHTIPEATVPKVRSLFSLSSTINMMPAISCFKILRVLSLDDCEFDESFHLKHLGKLFHLRYLRLSCSCVTELPKEIGNLEFLEALDISGSSIQELPPTIVKLRRLKFLGFSYTLQLSDRISGENKFSNRIGGLTSLQELSTISIDEESEVDILKALGNLTELRDLDIMFGSDTLDMEEALVDSLCNMRNLRKLILNSTSDEDFLLGSMEERWVPPRHLTVHRTLDFIFPKLPVWFNSPLDLQYLCYLSIQINEMCQEDVEKLGRLPVLGFFEIQINMARERPVIGAGAFPCVKDCRILEKNFGPVFQPGAMPKAEKLMIYTSVRESKHINFDLGLGNLPSLEQVIANLFCEKAQDWEVKKLETILRKAADIHPKNFYLNVIPDDRHKQVDVIPDDEEQQSEGSCDKDTYDFSENEDIPPTDGMSNASS